The DNA window GGGTGAGTCCTTCCCGGCCGACATCATCGACCCCGCGATCGCCTCGGGCTGGCTCTCGTACCAGTACGTGCCCCTGCGCCGGAAGGACGGCGAGATCTTCGGCGTCATGTTCCACGCCATGGACGTCACCGAGCAGCGCAAGCTCGAGCGACAGCAACAGATCCTCCACGAGGAGCTCGTGGCCGCGCAGCAGCAGTCCATCCGTGACCTGTCGACCCCCCTCATCCCCCTCGCCGATGAACTGGTGGTCATGCCGCTCGTGGGCAGCATCGACCCGGGGCGCGCTGGCCAGATCCTCGAGACCTTGCTCACTGGCATCACCACCCATCAGGCGGCCGTTGCCATCCTCGACATCACCGGCGTACGCGGCATGGATGAGAGCGTCGCTGGAGCCCTCATCAAGACGGCGGCCGCGGCGCGTCTCCTGGGCACCGAGATGATCCTCACCGGCATCAGCCCCGAGGTCGCGCGCACCCTCGTCGAGATCGGCGCCGATCTCGGCGCGATCACCACGCACGGCACCCTCCAGAGTGGCGTCACCTATGCCATGACCAGGGTCGGTGGCTCGTCTCGTCAGAGGACCGAGACGGCTCGCCGCATCATCACCTGAACCTCGTCGCAGCACGATCCAGCGCGGCCTCGCTCACGCGACACCAGCGCAGCCCTCGCCACCCTGCACGTCGAAGTGCGTGTGCATCCCGACGCGGACATGGTGAAGTGCGGCGCACCATGGACACGCAGACCTCGCGAGGTGCCCCTCACGGAACGAGCCCTGCAGCCCCGCAGCTCGTCCTCTCGCTGCACGAGATCGACCGCGGTGATCTCGCCATCGCGGGCGGCAAAGGAGAAAGCCTCGGCGCCCTGACGCGCGCCGGCTTCCGGGTACCGGAGGGCTTCGTCGTCACCACGACCGCGTACGATCGCTTCGTCGAGCAGGGCGACCTCGCCCCGCACATCGAGCGCGTCCTCCGCGACACGCCGGAGCATGGCGAGGCGCTCCGCAGCGTCTTCGAAGCGGCGCCCATCCCCGCCGACGTCGCCACCGCCATCGAGCAGGCCTACCAGAAGCTCGGCGCCCAGCCCCTCGCCGTCCGCTCCAGCGCGACGGCCGAAGACCTCCCGCAGGCCGCCTTCGCTGGCCAGCAGGACACCTTCCTCAACGTCGTCGGCCTCGCCGCCGTCCTCACGGCCGTCCGCCGCTGCTGGGCCTCCCTCTGGACCGACCGCGCCATCGCCTACCGCGCGCGCCAGGGCCTCGAGCGCGCCCCCGTGAAGATGGCCGTCGTCCTCCAGCGCATGGCCCCGGCCGAGGTCGCGGGCGTCCTCTTCACCGCCAACCCCGTCACCGGCGCCCGGGACGAGACCGTCATCGACGCGAACCCTGGCCTCGGCGAGGCCGTCGTCTCGGGCCTCGTCACCCCGGATCATTTCGTCCTCCGCAAGCGCCTCTTCGGCTTCCGCATCGTCGAGCGCCGCCTCGGCCGCCGCGAACTCGTCGTCCGCGCCCGCGTCGAGGGCGGCGTCGAGCACGTCACCCCCGCTCCTCTCCACGAGAGCGCCCCACGCGCCTCGCTCCCCGACGCCTCCCTGCGCGCCCTCGCCCGCCTCGGCGCCCGCGTCGCCCAGCATTTCGGCGCCCCCCAGGACATCGAGTGGGCCGTCGTCGCCGGAGAGCCCTGGCTCCTCCAGGCCCGCCCCATCACCGCACTCCCCGAGCCCACCGAGCGCCCGAAGAAAACGCCCGACAACCCCATCGCCTACTTCGCCGACATGCTCTCGGTGCGCCCGTACCCCATGGACCTCTCCACCTGGGGCCCTGGCATCTACGACGCCGTCCTGCGCTCGTTCAGCCACCTCGGCGTCACCGGCACCCGCTTCGCCGACACCTTCGTCGAAGAAGACAGCGTCATCCTGCAGATCCGCGACGACACGAAGTACCGCCTCTCGCCGCGCGTCCTGCTCGCCCCGGCGTGGTTCCTGTGGCACTGCGCGCGCCACAACCCCCTCCACTGGCGCGCGCTCCCCGCGCTCCACGAAGCCCGCGAGCGCGCCCGCGTCCTCGAATCCCGCGACCTCGGCGCCCTCGCCTGGGACGAGCTCGTGGCCACCATCCACGAGGCCCTGAAGCTCCCCTGGCCCCTGCTCGGCGAAGCCCGCAGGCGCTACTACCCCCGGGCCATGCTCGCCTTCGGCCTCCTCCAGCTCGCGCTCTGGCTCGTCGAGCACGAGGACCGCCTCGACGCCCTGCTCTCCGGCATCGACACCAAGACCCTCTCGGCGAACCGCGCCCTCGCCGCCCTCGCCGACACCATCCGCAACACCCCCGCCCTCGCCGAGACCTTCGCCCAGCACCCCCCCGAGGCCCTCTGGAGCGCCCTCGAAGCGCACGACGCCGGCCGCACCTTCCTCGCCGACGTCCGCGCCTTCCTCGACCACTACGGCCACCGCGAGGCCGTCATGTTCGCCGTCCTCGAGCCCACCTGGAAAGACGCCCCTGCCGTCGTCCTCGGCATGCTCGAGACCCTCGCCGCGAACGCCCCCCAGCCCGACACCGCGCAGCTCTCCTGGGAAGCGGCGCGCGACGAGATCCTCGCGCACCC is part of the Chondromyces crocatus genome and encodes:
- a CDS encoding STAS domain-containing protein codes for the protein MASLSLEELQAENENLREKLAEAERARDEVTAERDVLRAAFMQMPALCSIMEGPEHTFLLANDRLRSLIGGRDPVGRPVRDAMPEIIEAGYGDRLQRVLTTGEPLVGESFPADIIDPAIASGWLSYQYVPLRRKDGEIFGVMFHAMDVTEQRKLERQQQILHEELVAAQQQSIRDLSTPLIPLADELVVMPLVGSIDPGRAGQILETLLTGITTHQAAVAILDITGVRGMDESVAGALIKTAAAARLLGTEMILTGISPEVARTLVEIGADLGAITTHGTLQSGVTYAMTRVGGSSRQRTETARRIIT
- a CDS encoding PEP/pyruvate-binding domain-containing protein: MDTQTSRGAPHGTSPAAPQLVLSLHEIDRGDLAIAGGKGESLGALTRAGFRVPEGFVVTTTAYDRFVEQGDLAPHIERVLRDTPEHGEALRSVFEAAPIPADVATAIEQAYQKLGAQPLAVRSSATAEDLPQAAFAGQQDTFLNVVGLAAVLTAVRRCWASLWTDRAIAYRARQGLERAPVKMAVVLQRMAPAEVAGVLFTANPVTGARDETVIDANPGLGEAVVSGLVTPDHFVLRKRLFGFRIVERRLGRRELVVRARVEGGVEHVTPAPLHESAPRASLPDASLRALARLGARVAQHFGAPQDIEWAVVAGEPWLLQARPITALPEPTERPKKTPDNPIAYFADMLSVRPYPMDLSTWGPGIYDAVLRSFSHLGVTGTRFADTFVEEDSVILQIRDDTKYRLSPRVLLAPAWFLWHCARHNPLHWRALPALHEARERARVLESRDLGALAWDELVATIHEALKLPWPLLGEARRRYYPRAMLAFGLLQLALWLVEHEDRLDALLSGIDTKTLSANRALAALADTIRNTPALAETFAQHPPEALWSALEAHDAGRTFLADVRAFLDHYGHREAVMFAVLEPTWKDAPAVVLGMLETLAANAPQPDTAQLSWEAARDEILAHPFLAPAPLRAAFTEILAEARALTEIREDTHFYGTLPMPILRRVLLELGRRLTDAAVLSAPEDIFHLRLDEVERVQGVLPPPAQLTAELSALVERRRARRAALAGSPVVDPRLYRRTAAGADALVSGVSGSAGVVEGPVRVILSPADFSKIQQGDVLVAPFTNPAWTPVFQRLAAIVVDSGAAGSHAAIVAREYGIPAVMGAGDATRRLKDGERVRVDGNRGVVLPARAPEPPKSASAHPEEAVS